A single window of Narcine bancroftii isolate sNarBan1 chromosome 13, sNarBan1.hap1, whole genome shotgun sequence DNA harbors:
- the LOC138748085 gene encoding thioredoxin-like, with protein MVLRPIRTRRQLAALLEEEEETLVVVFFGARWCSNCARVKPFLRTKSEQLRDVIFVEVDVDESEELARVAGITCMPTFHFYRCQEKVAEFSGTKREKLDHLIAQLK; from the coding sequence ATGGTGTTGAGGCCCATCCGGACCCGGAGGCAGTTGGCCGCCTTgctggaggaggaagaggaaaccCTGGTCGTGGTGTTCTTCGGAGCTCGGTGGTGCAGTAACTGCGCCCGCGTCAAGCCCTTCCTCCGGACCAAGTCGGAGCAGCTCCGCGACGTGATCTTCGTGGAGGTGGACGTGGACGAGTCGGAGGAGCTGGCGAGAGTCGCGGGCATCACCTGCATGCCCACCTTCCACTTCTACCGGTGCCAGGAAAAGGTGGCTGAGTTCTCCGGTACCAAGAGGGAGAAGCTGGACCATCTGATAGCGCAGCTTAAATaa
- the LOC138748080 gene encoding SERTA domain-containing protein 3-like isoform X1, with product MIDRQENQSGWEYSPVGTNGERRGGMCLRPPRLDRPERVNTESPAGSGRSAGEAMMWALKSPVHGRSRVSPQVPMVGKGVKRKHHADWEQDSFQNLADCPQSYSLKRQLVLNTSLNKMQSGRALPEFSLRRTVLIANTLRQIQEEIRLESSQLAPAVTSDTGGAELGVPREPAPSRLTTESYPAGDGESPEDCMLISSDEDFSLSSAINSILRDLDIVDGSPPLSPPPDTVEAMDLGGEGEVGTSLSEPPRPSESVFGSFEIMSSRYLVGVTLDDLFLDIDTSVCDYEAPGSAPASRVVPSSPAEDSGKSFPLCSSSSLGASSTLRTDLNDLDHIMEILVSS from the exons ATGATCGACAGACAGGAGAACCAATCAGGATGGGAATACTCTCCGGTGGGGACCAATGGAGAGCGCCGAGGGGGCATGTGCCTCCGGCCACCGAGGCTTGATCGCCCGGAGCGCGTCAACACGGAGAGTCCGGCGGGGAGCGGACGGTCGGCCGGTGAGGCGATGATGTGGGCGCTGAAAAGCCCCGTGCACGGTCGCTCGAGAGTCAGCCCGCAG GTCCCAATGGTTGGGAAGGGAGTGAAGCGGAAACACCATGCTGACTGGGAGCAGGACTCCTTCCAGAATCTCGCCGACTGCCCACAGTCCTACAGCCTCAAGCGGCAGCTGGTGCTCAACACCTCCCTGAACAAAATGCAGAGCGGGCGGGCGCTGCCCGAATTCAGCCTCCGGCGCACCGTGCTGATTGCCAACACCCTGCGACAGATCCAGGAGGAGATCCGGCTGGAGAGCAGCCAGCTAGCACCGGCTGTGACCTCGGACACGGGAGGAGCAGAGCTAGGTGTGCCGCGGGAGCCCGCACCTTCGCGGCTGACCACTGAGAGCTACCCAGCTGGTGATGGGGAAAGCCCAGAGGACTGCATGCTCATCTCCTCCGACGAAGACTTCTCCCTCTCCTCTGCCATTAACTCCATCCTCCGGGACCTCGACATCGTCGACGGGAGCCCCCCGCTGTCGCCCCCACCAGACACAGTGGAGGCGATGGACCTTGGGGGTGAAGGTGAGGTGGGGACCTCTCTCTCAGAGCCTCCTCGACCCTCAGAGTCAGTGTTTGGCAGCTTTGAGATCATGAGCTCCCGATACTTGGTGGGTGTGACCTTGGACGACCTCTTTCTCGACATTGACACCTCTGTGTGTGATTATGAAGCACCGGGGTCTGCTCCCGCCAGCCGGGTGGTCCCCTCGAGCCCAGCTGAAGATTCAGGCAAGAGTTTTCCCCTGTGCAGCTCCTCATCCCTTGGGGCTAGCTCCACTCTAAGGACGGACCTCAATGACCTCGATCACATTATGGAGATCCTGGTCAGTTCCTAA
- the LOC138748080 gene encoding SERTA domain-containing protein 3-like isoform X2 yields MESAEGACASGHRGLIARSASTRRVRRGADGRPVPMVGKGVKRKHHADWEQDSFQNLADCPQSYSLKRQLVLNTSLNKMQSGRALPEFSLRRTVLIANTLRQIQEEIRLESSQLAPAVTSDTGGAELGVPREPAPSRLTTESYPAGDGESPEDCMLISSDEDFSLSSAINSILRDLDIVDGSPPLSPPPDTVEAMDLGGEGEVGTSLSEPPRPSESVFGSFEIMSSRYLVGVTLDDLFLDIDTSVCDYEAPGSAPASRVVPSSPAEDSGKSFPLCSSSSLGASSTLRTDLNDLDHIMEILVSS; encoded by the exons ATGGAGAGCGCCGAGGGGGCATGTGCCTCCGGCCACCGAGGCTTGATCGCCCGGAGCGCGTCAACACGGAGAGTCCGGCGGGGAGCGGACGGTCGGCCG GTCCCAATGGTTGGGAAGGGAGTGAAGCGGAAACACCATGCTGACTGGGAGCAGGACTCCTTCCAGAATCTCGCCGACTGCCCACAGTCCTACAGCCTCAAGCGGCAGCTGGTGCTCAACACCTCCCTGAACAAAATGCAGAGCGGGCGGGCGCTGCCCGAATTCAGCCTCCGGCGCACCGTGCTGATTGCCAACACCCTGCGACAGATCCAGGAGGAGATCCGGCTGGAGAGCAGCCAGCTAGCACCGGCTGTGACCTCGGACACGGGAGGAGCAGAGCTAGGTGTGCCGCGGGAGCCCGCACCTTCGCGGCTGACCACTGAGAGCTACCCAGCTGGTGATGGGGAAAGCCCAGAGGACTGCATGCTCATCTCCTCCGACGAAGACTTCTCCCTCTCCTCTGCCATTAACTCCATCCTCCGGGACCTCGACATCGTCGACGGGAGCCCCCCGCTGTCGCCCCCACCAGACACAGTGGAGGCGATGGACCTTGGGGGTGAAGGTGAGGTGGGGACCTCTCTCTCAGAGCCTCCTCGACCCTCAGAGTCAGTGTTTGGCAGCTTTGAGATCATGAGCTCCCGATACTTGGTGGGTGTGACCTTGGACGACCTCTTTCTCGACATTGACACCTCTGTGTGTGATTATGAAGCACCGGGGTCTGCTCCCGCCAGCCGGGTGGTCCCCTCGAGCCCAGCTGAAGATTCAGGCAAGAGTTTTCCCCTGTGCAGCTCCTCATCCCTTGGGGCTAGCTCCACTCTAAGGACGGACCTCAATGACCTCGATCACATTATGGAGATCCTGGTCAGTTCCTAA